One segment of Actinomycetota bacterium DNA contains the following:
- a CDS encoding NAD(P)/FAD-dependent oxidoreductase, with product MGTRYGMRKYKVIVVGGGPAGSLIAISLLRLRPELAGDVVILEARRFPRTKICGGGVSGRVTARLEELEIDLEKLPRRLVSGFTVCYGSERYYPSFGNDRCFITRRSLLDDMLLREAGERGAEVRTDAPVRGAYRERKGVAVVLRDGELCRGEVLVGADGVNGPSRTWFGLPPRGQKYLLLQADLPVAPEVAGLGERMVLDFSPPLHGVLGYAWFFPSLDECGNPVINTGISGGRFARGGAAELRQAYFAVLRNHPELAGALAGGVDFRAYPERAYTPLQAAAAERVLFVGEQLGVDPFNGEGLAICADSAAAAARCIVRALESGDFSFRSYGRELMSGSFFPLYLVGRLYWPLERISKPNFFLSLSTRERPRGDINILDIYARVFSGALPARHLYTAGFWADAFRDIAWEARRRIF from the coding sequence TTGGGAACGAGGTACGGGATGCGGAAGTACAAGGTGATCGTCGTGGGAGGCGGGCCAGCGGGATCGCTGATCGCGATTTCGCTGCTGCGACTGCGCCCGGAACTCGCGGGCGACGTCGTGATACTGGAGGCCAGGCGCTTTCCCCGCACGAAGATCTGCGGAGGGGGAGTGAGCGGCAGGGTGACCGCCCGCCTGGAGGAACTGGAGATAGACCTGGAAAAGCTGCCCAGGAGGTTGGTGAGCGGATTCACCGTGTGCTACGGGAGCGAGAGGTATTACCCGTCTTTCGGGAACGACAGGTGCTTTATCACGCGCCGCAGCCTCCTCGATGACATGCTCCTGCGCGAGGCGGGCGAGAGGGGCGCCGAGGTGAGGACGGATGCTCCCGTGCGGGGGGCCTACCGGGAGAGGAAGGGCGTTGCCGTTGTGCTGCGGGACGGGGAGCTGTGCCGGGGCGAGGTCCTGGTGGGAGCGGACGGTGTGAACGGTCCGAGTCGCACCTGGTTCGGCCTGCCGCCCCGCGGGCAGAAGTACCTCCTGCTGCAGGCGGACCTGCCGGTGGCGCCCGAGGTCGCGGGCCTGGGGGAAAGGATGGTGCTGGACTTCAGCCCGCCCCTGCACGGCGTCCTTGGTTACGCCTGGTTCTTTCCCTCCCTGGATGAGTGCGGGAATCCGGTGATCAACACCGGCATCTCGGGAGGAAGGTTCGCCAGGGGCGGGGCCGCCGAGCTGAGGCAGGCTTACTTCGCCGTGCTGAGAAACCACCCGGAGTTGGCTGGCGCGCTCGCTGGCGGGGTGGATTTCCGGGCCTATCCGGAGAGGGCCTACACCCCGCTGCAGGCAGCCGCCGCCGAGAGGGTGCTTTTCGTCGGCGAACAGCTGGGTGTGGACCCCTTCAACGGGGAAGGCCTGGCCATCTGCGCGGATTCCGCGGCCGCGGCGGCACGCTGCATCGTGCGGGCCCTGGAAAGCGGCGACTTCTCCTTCCGCTCCTACGGCAGGGAATTGATGTCGGGCAGTTTTTTCCCTCTCTACCTGGTGGGGAGGCTTTACTGGCCGCTGGAAAGGATATCCAAGCCGAATTTCTTCCTCTCGCTCTCCACGCGGGAGAGGCCGCGCGGCGATATAAACATCCTGGACATCTACGCCCGGGTCTTCAGCGGCGCTCTCCCCGCGCGCCACCTCTACACCGCGGGCTTCTGGGCGGACGCCTTCCGCGACATCGCCTGGGAAGCGCGCAGGAGGATTTTCTGA
- a CDS encoding Mrp/NBP35 family ATP-binding protein: MEGRKPDPLAGQAGEAHAGIGRFLAVMSGKGGVGKSSLTAMLAAGMQRKGMAVGVLDADITGPSIPRIMGVRGRVWVEDGKMKPPLSAGGIQVMSANLILEREDDALIWRGPMVSSAIRQFWEETAWGNLDYLLIDLPPGTSDAPLTIVQMLPATDVLIVTSPQVLASMIVRKAINMARRVGARVIGVVENMGEARCPHCGETFELFRGDGTDQMVREMGLPLLGKIPYDPRIGELCDHGAVEIYESEAVNALVSAVLEISGG, from the coding sequence GTGGAAGGAAGGAAACCCGACCCGCTTGCAGGGCAAGCGGGAGAGGCACATGCGGGGATCGGCCGCTTTCTCGCCGTGATGAGCGGCAAGGGCGGCGTGGGTAAATCCTCGCTGACCGCCATGCTGGCGGCGGGAATGCAGAGGAAGGGGATGGCGGTCGGGGTGCTGGATGCCGACATCACCGGTCCCAGCATCCCCCGCATCATGGGCGTCAGGGGCCGGGTATGGGTCGAGGACGGGAAGATGAAGCCGCCGCTCTCGGCAGGCGGCATTCAGGTGATGTCCGCCAACCTGATACTGGAACGCGAGGACGACGCCCTCATCTGGAGAGGCCCCATGGTCTCCAGCGCCATAAGGCAGTTCTGGGAGGAGACCGCCTGGGGGAACCTCGATTACCTGCTCATCGACCTGCCTCCCGGCACTTCCGACGCGCCGTTGACCATAGTCCAGATGCTCCCGGCGACGGACGTCCTCATCGTCACCTCGCCGCAGGTCCTGGCCTCGATGATCGTGCGCAAGGCGATAAACATGGCCCGCAGGGTGGGAGCCAGGGTCATCGGCGTGGTCGAGAACATGGGCGAAGCCCGCTGCCCGCACTGCGGGGAGACCTTCGAGCTTTTCCGGGGAGATGGCACGGACCAGATGGTGCGGGAAATGGGGCTGCCCCTGCTGGGGAAGATTCCTTACGACCCGCGCATCGGCGAGCTCTGCGACCACGGGGCCGTCGAGATCTACGAATCCGAGGCCGTTAACGCCCTGGTATCGGCGGTCCTGGAAATAAGCGGCGGCTGA
- a CDS encoding NifB/NifX family molybdenum-iron cluster-binding protein: MKVAVSSGGPDLDSAVDPRFGRCAYLIFVDTENMQHEAVSNPNVGAGGGAGISTAQMVVDKGARAVLTGNVGPNAFGVLSQAGISVYTGISGTVREAVEALQSGSVSSTSSPTVGGHFGMQPPAAYPGAGGPGPTPFYPGGVAGPGYTGAGMGPGGGWGGGRGRRGGRGCGGGRRW; the protein is encoded by the coding sequence ATGAAGGTAGCGGTTTCATCGGGTGGGCCGGACCTGGACAGCGCGGTTGATCCCCGCTTCGGACGCTGCGCCTACCTCATATTCGTGGACACGGAGAACATGCAACACGAGGCGGTATCCAATCCCAACGTGGGAGCAGGGGGAGGCGCGGGCATAAGCACGGCCCAGATGGTGGTGGACAAGGGGGCACGGGCCGTGCTCACCGGAAACGTCGGGCCTAACGCCTTCGGCGTCCTGAGCCAGGCGGGAATATCCGTCTACACGGGGATAAGCGGCACGGTGAGGGAGGCGGTCGAGGCGTTGCAATCGGGGAGCGTGAGCTCCACTTCCTCTCCCACGGTGGGAGGACATTTCGGCATGCAACCGCCCGCGGCATATCCAGGCGCCGGCGGACCTGGTCCTACGCCTTTCTACCCGGGAGGCGTCGCCGGACCCGGCTACACCGGTGCCGGCATGGGTCCCGGCGGAGGCTGGGGAGGCGGGCGCGGGCGCCGCGGAGGCCGCGGCTGTGGAGGTGGCAGGCGTTGGTGA
- a CDS encoding ATP-binding protein, translated as MVIAVASGKGGTGKTLVAVNLALALAREGREVQLIDCDVEEPNDHLFLTPEMYASRRVELTVPRVDHESCDLCRACVDFCAYHALALAGGRVMVFDELCHACGGCSLLCPQKAIREEPVPIGRIECGQVKAGEGGGKDIRFRHGILDIGEPKATPITRELKKELHGPAITILDGGPGTGCPVMETVRGCDYCVLMTEPTQFGLHDLRMALDMARELGVPYGVVINKYVLGGGGMDTWCAENGIPVLLRIPYKREYASLYSRGLNLVEELPAWGERFLRVYREIEASVGARKVGT; from the coding sequence TTGGTGATCGCCGTGGCCAGCGGCAAAGGCGGTACCGGCAAGACGCTGGTGGCCGTGAACCTGGCCCTGGCCCTGGCGCGGGAAGGCCGCGAGGTCCAGCTCATAGATTGTGACGTGGAGGAACCGAATGATCATCTCTTCCTCACACCCGAGATGTACGCATCGCGGAGGGTGGAGCTGACGGTCCCTCGCGTGGACCACGAGAGCTGCGACCTCTGCCGCGCGTGCGTGGATTTCTGCGCCTATCACGCCCTGGCCCTGGCGGGAGGCCGCGTCATGGTCTTCGACGAGCTATGCCACGCGTGCGGGGGATGTTCCCTTCTCTGCCCGCAAAAGGCCATACGGGAGGAGCCCGTGCCCATCGGCAGGATAGAGTGCGGCCAGGTCAAGGCGGGGGAGGGTGGGGGCAAGGACATCCGCTTCCGCCACGGGATCCTGGATATCGGGGAGCCAAAGGCGACCCCCATCACCCGGGAGTTGAAAAAGGAGCTTCACGGGCCGGCGATAACCATCCTGGACGGCGGGCCGGGCACGGGTTGTCCGGTCATGGAAACGGTGCGCGGTTGTGACTACTGCGTGCTGATGACGGAACCCACCCAGTTCGGCCTGCATGACCTGCGCATGGCCCTGGACATGGCGAGAGAACTGGGCGTGCCTTACGGGGTGGTCATCAACAAGTACGTGCTGGGAGGCGGCGGCATGGACACGTGGTGCGCCGAGAACGGGATCCCCGTTCTTCTCCGCATCCCCTACAAAAGGGAGTATGCATCCCTTTATTCCCGGGGGCTTAACCTGGTCGAGGAGCTTCCGGCATGGGGCGAGCGCTTCCTGCGCGTTTACCGGGAGATCGAAGCGAGCGTGGGGGCGAGAAAGGTGGGGACATGA
- a CDS encoding ATP-binding protein, whose translation MKQLVVLSGKGGTGKTTVAAALAQLAGRSLIADCDVEAPNLHLVLKPSVTRAYTLKVSSKAEIDPEKCDRCGICEDSCRFEAIRAFRVDPYACEGCGLCARLCPVQAVELVEREGAEVLLGETPYGPLVWARLAVGEEASGKVVSQVRMEAQALAAEKGYDLLVVDGSPGIGCPVIASVTGADLALMVAEPTLSGRHDLLRALQTASFFRIPSLVCINKCDINVEEAKRIRDASTAMGVEVVAEIPYLEELAEAARLSMLPLEAANGDIAALFRQLFERVMERMDARATPPKS comes from the coding sequence ATGAAACAACTGGTCGTCTTGAGCGGCAAGGGGGGCACGGGAAAGACCACCGTGGCTGCGGCCCTGGCGCAGCTGGCGGGAAGGTCACTGATCGCCGACTGCGACGTGGAAGCCCCCAACCTGCACCTGGTCTTGAAGCCCAGCGTGACCAGGGCTTACACGCTGAAGGTATCAAGCAAGGCGGAGATCGACCCCGAAAAATGCGACCGGTGCGGCATATGCGAGGATTCATGCAGGTTCGAGGCCATCCGCGCCTTCCGGGTGGACCCCTATGCCTGCGAGGGATGCGGCCTCTGCGCGCGGCTGTGCCCCGTTCAGGCGGTGGAGCTCGTGGAGCGGGAGGGCGCGGAGGTCCTCCTGGGCGAAACGCCGTACGGGCCGCTGGTATGGGCTCGCCTCGCCGTGGGAGAGGAGGCCTCGGGTAAGGTGGTCTCCCAAGTGCGCATGGAGGCGCAGGCACTGGCCGCCGAGAAGGGCTACGACCTGCTTGTAGTGGACGGCTCGCCGGGAATAGGATGCCCGGTGATCGCCTCCGTGACCGGGGCAGATCTCGCACTCATGGTGGCCGAGCCCACCCTCTCCGGCCGTCACGACCTGCTGCGAGCCCTGCAGACCGCTTCCTTTTTCCGCATACCCTCACTGGTATGCATAAACAAGTGCGACATCAACGTGGAGGAGGCGAAGAGGATCAGGGATGCCAGCACCGCCATGGGAGTGGAGGTGGTGGCGGAGATCCCTTATCTTGAAGAACTCGCCGAGGCCGCGCGCCTTTCCATGTTACCCCTGGAAGCAGCGAACGGTGATATCGCCGCGCTCTTCCGACAACTATTCGAGAGGGTCATGGAAAGGATGGACGCTCGCGCCACCCCTCCGAAAAGTTAG
- a CDS encoding NifB/NifX family molybdenum-iron cluster-binding protein — MLICVAAEQGKVCAHFGHCEEFAIFEAEGGEVRLREYMPNPGHAPGTLPPMLKDWGVTHVIAGGMGNRAVALFRSMGIEVVTGAQGELEEIARAFVRGDLVTEENVCDHSGEHGAGHCH; from the coding sequence ATGTTGATCTGCGTAGCTGCCGAGCAGGGAAAGGTCTGTGCGCATTTCGGCCATTGCGAGGAGTTCGCCATCTTCGAGGCGGAGGGAGGGGAGGTAAGACTTCGCGAGTATATGCCCAACCCCGGCCACGCTCCCGGCACACTCCCCCCCATGCTGAAGGACTGGGGGGTGACCCACGTGATAGCCGGCGGCATGGGCAACCGGGCAGTGGCCCTCTTCCGGTCCATGGGAATCGAGGTCGTCACGGGCGCTCAGGGTGAGCTCGAGGAGATCGCCCGGGCATTCGTCCGCGGAGACCTGGTCACGGAGGAGAACGTCTGCGACCACTCCGGTGAGCACGGGGCCGGTCACTGCCACTGA
- a CDS encoding DUF1847 domain-containing protein — protein sequence MKKPVKCTACAAPLCYLNVFDHAPAFCPSVVYKEEIEEESENLIRGELSEVARVSSVVEGVNYCRKTRVEEMIDFARRLGLQKLGIAFCVGLRKEAATLADILESRGFEVVAVCCKLGGISKERFGVRDEEKINPGTYEGACNPAAQALVLEREGSQLNILLGLCVGHDSIFIATTRVLTTVLATKDRVTGHCPLQPVYLAESYYGKIKTAAE from the coding sequence AAGCCCGTAAAATGCACCGCTTGCGCGGCCCCGCTATGCTACCTGAACGTCTTCGACCATGCCCCCGCCTTCTGCCCCTCCGTCGTGTACAAGGAGGAGATAGAAGAAGAGAGCGAGAACCTGATCCGCGGGGAGCTTTCAGAGGTTGCCCGCGTTTCCTCGGTGGTGGAGGGCGTCAATTACTGTCGCAAGACCAGGGTGGAGGAGATGATCGACTTCGCGCGGAGGCTGGGATTGCAGAAGCTGGGGATCGCCTTTTGCGTGGGGTTGCGCAAGGAGGCGGCGACCCTGGCCGACATCCTGGAAAGCCGCGGGTTCGAAGTGGTCGCGGTCTGCTGCAAGCTGGGAGGGATTTCCAAGGAAAGATTCGGCGTGAGGGACGAGGAGAAGATCAACCCGGGCACCTACGAGGGAGCCTGCAACCCCGCCGCCCAGGCCCTGGTGCTGGAAAGAGAGGGCTCCCAGCTGAACATCCTCCTGGGATTATGCGTGGGCCACGACTCCATTTTCATCGCCACCACCAGGGTGCTCACCACCGTGCTGGCCACCAAGGACAGGGTCACCGGGCATTGCCCCCTGCAGCCCGTATACCTCGCCGAGTCGTATTACGGGAAGATAAAGACCGCCGCGGAATAA